From one Thermomicrobiales bacterium genomic stretch:
- the murB gene encoding UDP-N-acetylmuramate dehydrogenase translates to MSGRTRAASVPPIEVSEQDATIKIQPQARTDLYNTFRVGGPADYLVRAGTADEIGLALRWAGEHGLPVTIFGGGSNQLVSDRGIRGLVVLVRRPGKDAEAGLEVLEEDDKSVLVRVPASAPSSWFGRTAAERGWAGLAWLVGLPGNVGGAVVNNAGAHGGEISDFLVSVRVVGEDGVLVEHDRDWLQPRYRGTRLKYPAHRETIVVVDATFRFAKRSAVELLAEADEYAEYRHRTQPTGACAGSIFKNPDGDYSGRLIEQAGLKGARVGGATVSTMHANFIVNDEKGTAADIIELIRLVQDEVERQTGIRLDPEVERTGDWS, encoded by the coding sequence ATGAGCGGACGAACGCGCGCGGCGAGCGTGCCCCCGATCGAGGTGTCCGAGCAGGACGCGACGATCAAGATCCAGCCACAGGCACGGACCGACCTCTACAACACATTTCGGGTCGGAGGGCCGGCTGATTATCTCGTCCGGGCAGGAACGGCAGACGAGATCGGCCTCGCGTTACGCTGGGCGGGAGAGCACGGTCTACCGGTCACTATCTTCGGTGGCGGATCGAACCAGCTGGTCAGCGATCGTGGCATCCGTGGGTTGGTTGTGCTGGTCCGCCGGCCCGGCAAGGATGCCGAGGCCGGTCTTGAGGTGCTGGAGGAGGACGACAAGAGCGTTCTCGTCCGCGTGCCAGCGTCGGCGCCGTCGAGCTGGTTTGGCCGGACTGCCGCAGAGCGCGGCTGGGCAGGACTCGCCTGGCTGGTCGGGCTGCCGGGGAATGTCGGCGGCGCGGTTGTCAACAACGCCGGGGCGCACGGCGGCGAGATCTCGGACTTCCTCGTGTCGGTCCGGGTCGTTGGCGAGGACGGTGTGCTGGTCGAGCACGATCGCGACTGGCTTCAGCCACGCTATCGTGGCACCCGGCTGAAGTATCCCGCGCACAGAGAGACGATCGTTGTCGTGGACGCGACGTTCCGGTTTGCCAAGCGTTCGGCGGTCGAGCTACTGGCAGAGGCGGACGAGTACGCTGAGTATCGTCATCGCACGCAGCCAACCGGCGCGTGCGCCGGGTCGATCTTCAAGAACCCGGACGGAGACTATTCCGGAAGGCTGATCGAGCAAGCCGGCCTGAAGGGCGCGCGAGTGGGCGGCGCGACGGTATCGACCATGCATGCCAATTTCATCGTCAACGATGAGAAGGGCACCGCGGCCGATATCATCGAGCTGATCCGCCTCGTCCAGGACGAGGTCGAGCGCCAGACCGGCATCCGGCTTGATCCGGAAGTCGAACGAACAGGAGACTGGTCATGA
- the ftsW gene encoding putative lipid II flippase FtsW: MRRRPASAAAARPRYHDPDWWLFAVLATLVMFGTVMIFSATFPDTASTGGVGQYSVLARQIIYVLIGTAGLLVAMQVDYHRYARWSLVGMVAILFVLAALVFVPGVGAEVYGAKAWIFVGPISIQPSEMAKLAMILYMAAWFAGKGGKVRSVSSGLAQFCVVLGLLIGLLMLEPDLGTASLVATIGVAMFFVAGAAPIQFAALLIAGAAGFLAMALSASYRRDRLLLFLNPDSDLQNLGWQLFQARLALGSGGLFGVGLGASRQKFSWLPAAHNDAIFAVIGEELGLVGAVVVVGLFIILAYHGYRIAMRAPDTFGTLIAVGITTWIAFQAAYNIGGVTLAIPFTGIPLPFISAGGSSLVVAMTAVGVLLNISRQTLSEAELRPVSVAQPDTRPEPAIVTQPAYRPHPSRPSHRRTPRRQPSERRPAESLSPGPRSEWSEPWS, encoded by the coding sequence ATGAGGCGACGTCCTGCTTCGGCGGCCGCGGCGCGGCCACGGTATCACGACCCTGACTGGTGGCTCTTCGCGGTGCTGGCAACGCTAGTCATGTTCGGCACCGTGATGATCTTTTCCGCGACATTCCCCGACACTGCCAGCACCGGCGGTGTCGGTCAGTACAGCGTCCTCGCCCGCCAGATCATCTACGTTCTGATCGGCACGGCAGGATTGCTGGTCGCGATGCAGGTGGACTATCACCGCTACGCGCGCTGGTCGCTCGTCGGGATGGTCGCAATTCTGTTCGTCCTGGCCGCTCTCGTCTTCGTCCCTGGCGTCGGCGCTGAGGTGTACGGGGCGAAGGCATGGATATTCGTCGGGCCGATCTCGATCCAGCCGAGCGAGATGGCCAAGCTGGCGATGATTCTGTATATGGCAGCCTGGTTTGCCGGCAAGGGAGGCAAAGTCCGCTCGGTCTCGTCGGGTCTGGCGCAATTCTGCGTCGTCCTGGGGTTGTTGATCGGGCTGCTGATGCTCGAACCGGATCTGGGCACGGCGTCGCTGGTGGCGACAATCGGCGTGGCGATGTTTTTCGTCGCCGGGGCCGCGCCCATCCAGTTCGCGGCGCTGCTGATCGCCGGGGCCGCTGGCTTCCTGGCAATGGCGCTCAGCGCCTCGTACCGACGCGACCGGCTGTTGTTGTTTCTCAACCCCGACTCCGATTTGCAGAATCTGGGTTGGCAACTGTTTCAGGCGCGACTGGCGCTCGGGTCCGGCGGGCTTTTCGGCGTTGGGTTGGGCGCCAGCCGGCAGAAGTTCTCCTGGCTACCGGCGGCGCACAACGACGCGATCTTCGCTGTCATCGGCGAGGAGCTGGGGTTGGTCGGCGCGGTCGTCGTCGTTGGCCTGTTCATCATCCTCGCCTACCACGGCTACCGGATCGCCATGCGTGCGCCGGACACGTTCGGAACGCTGATTGCGGTCGGTATTACAACCTGGATTGCGTTCCAGGCGGCATACAACATCGGCGGCGTCACGCTGGCGATTCCGTTCACCGGGATCCCACTGCCGTTCATTTCGGCCGGCGGCTCGTCACTCGTCGTTGCGATGACCGCCGTTGGCGTGCTGCTCAACATCTCGCGCCAGACGCTTTCCGAGGCAGAGCTTCGTCCAGTCAGCGTCGCGCAACCCGACACGCGTCCCGAACCAGCCATCGTGACACAGCCAGCCTATCGACCCCATCCATCCCGCCCGAGCCATCGCCGGACACCGCGTCGCCAACCGTCGGAGCGGCGCCCGGCCGAATCGCTGTCGCCTGGCCCGCGATCCGAGTGGTCGGAGCCGTGGTCGTGA
- the murC gene encoding UDP-N-acetylmuramate--L-alanine ligase, with protein MSGFDLGDLRLPDPPARLHMIGIGGVGVSGLARMLARRGYTLTGSDLNDSPTVRDLRSEGIPVAVGHDAANVGDAELVVMTAALRPENPELIEATRRGIRVVKRAAVLGLLANPAVCLAVSGSHGKSTTSGMAALALERAGLDPSFAVGATVRELGTNARSGAGPHFVVEADEYDYSFLWLRPRVAIVTNIEHDHPDIFPDLDAVLHAFERFAAGIQHGGTLVLPAEDAGSHALYDRLERGGYDRKIITFGEHDGDWRVNRSESGATVSGPAGQVFELRLAVPGRHNLLNALAVLAAADGLGVDATRLVAGLDSFGGVSRRFEILRDDDLTVVSDYAHHPTEVAATIAAARERYPGRRIVAIFQPHTYSRTRALLVEFASALDAADIVVLAEIYPAREVDSLGVASADIAVRMQRQPSVVDQASDAAHSTRALLQPGDVVLVMGAGDIYQAAEALAGDDTPED; from the coding sequence GTGAGCGGATTCGATCTCGGCGATCTGCGCCTCCCTGACCCGCCGGCCCGGTTGCACATGATCGGGATCGGCGGAGTTGGCGTCAGCGGGCTGGCCCGGATGCTGGCCAGGCGTGGCTATACCTTGACTGGCTCTGATCTGAATGACTCGCCAACCGTCCGCGATCTGCGTTCGGAAGGCATCCCCGTTGCCGTCGGCCACGACGCGGCTAACGTCGGTGACGCCGAGCTGGTTGTGATGACCGCGGCGCTGCGGCCGGAAAATCCGGAGCTCATCGAGGCGACACGACGGGGTATCCGCGTCGTCAAGCGCGCCGCGGTGCTTGGTCTGCTCGCCAACCCGGCGGTGTGCCTGGCCGTGTCTGGTTCACATGGCAAGTCCACTACATCGGGGATGGCCGCGCTGGCGCTTGAGCGGGCCGGCCTGGATCCGTCATTCGCCGTCGGAGCGACCGTTCGAGAGCTCGGCACGAACGCACGATCGGGCGCCGGCCCGCACTTCGTCGTCGAAGCCGATGAGTACGACTATTCGTTCCTCTGGCTTCGACCCCGTGTTGCGATCGTCACCAATATCGAGCACGATCACCCGGATATCTTCCCCGATCTCGACGCCGTGCTGCATGCTTTCGAACGCTTCGCTGCCGGTATCCAACACGGCGGGACGCTGGTGTTGCCGGCCGAGGACGCGGGCAGTCACGCCCTCTACGATCGGCTTGAGCGAGGCGGATACGACCGGAAGATCATCACGTTCGGCGAGCATGATGGCGATTGGCGGGTGAACCGCAGCGAGTCGGGCGCGACTGTCTCCGGGCCGGCCGGGCAGGTGTTCGAGTTGCGGCTCGCGGTGCCAGGCAGGCACAATCTTCTGAATGCGTTGGCGGTGTTGGCGGCGGCCGACGGGCTTGGGGTTGATGCTACCCGGCTGGTTGCCGGACTCGATTCGTTTGGCGGTGTCAGTCGCCGGTTCGAGATCCTGCGCGACGACGATCTTACGGTCGTCAGCGATTACGCGCATCACCCCACCGAGGTGGCAGCGACGATCGCCGCGGCGCGGGAGCGCTATCCGGGGCGGCGAATTGTCGCCATCTTCCAGCCGCACACGTACTCTCGCACCCGCGCGCTGCTCGTCGAGTTCGCGTCCGCGCTCGATGCGGCGGACATAGTCGTGCTGGCCGAGATCTACCCGGCGCGGGAGGTGGATTCGCTCGGCGTCGCATCGGCGGATATCGCCGTCCGGATGCAGCGTCAGCCGTCCGTTGTGGACCAGGCGAGTGACGCCGCGCACAGCACGCGCGCGCTGCTGCAGCCAGGCGATGTCGTCCTGGTGATGGGAGCGGGCGACATCTATCAGGCGGCCGAGGCGCTTGCTGGCGACGATACGCCGGAAGACTGA
- a CDS encoding D-alanine--D-alanine ligase family protein → MTGRRRVRVGVVFGGRSGEHDVSLRSAQTVMSALEAAGHQVVPIGVTRQGAWLTSGDPMGELQAQSPLFALTDDGRSRGSVLDEVEELSLRARGSAEVAVIPAENWAGSFDVIFPVLHGPMGEDGAVQGLFELAGLPYVGAGVMASAVAMDKAISKQVLAHAGIPQTPWLAVLRKEWDRFPESVVADVERELGYPCFVKPANLGSSVGVTKAHSASELPAAMAEAGRHDRKIVIEKGVDARELEVSVLGNDEPTASTVGEVVPGHEFYDYEDKYVDDSSQLIIPAMIPDEVAEEVRGLAIRAFRTLDCAGMARVDFFLERQTNRVLLNEINTIPGFTAISMYPKLWEASGIPLPDLVERLIGLAIERHEELRGGG, encoded by the coding sequence ATGACCGGCCGCCGTCGCGTCAGAGTCGGGGTTGTCTTCGGCGGCCGGTCTGGCGAGCACGACGTCTCGTTGCGCTCGGCGCAGACAGTGATGAGTGCGCTTGAGGCGGCCGGCCACCAGGTGGTGCCGATCGGCGTCACCCGCCAGGGGGCGTGGCTGACCAGCGGCGACCCGATGGGTGAGCTTCAGGCCCAGTCGCCACTATTCGCGCTGACGGACGACGGTCGTTCGCGCGGCTCGGTGCTGGATGAGGTCGAGGAGCTTTCGCTGCGGGCTCGCGGTTCGGCCGAGGTGGCGGTGATCCCGGCTGAAAACTGGGCAGGCAGCTTCGACGTGATCTTCCCGGTGTTGCATGGCCCGATGGGTGAGGATGGCGCCGTCCAGGGTCTGTTCGAGCTGGCCGGCCTGCCCTATGTCGGGGCCGGCGTGATGGCTTCGGCCGTTGCGATGGACAAGGCGATCTCCAAGCAGGTGCTCGCGCATGCCGGCATTCCGCAGACTCCGTGGTTGGCGGTGCTCCGCAAAGAGTGGGATCGGTTCCCGGAGTCTGTCGTTGCCGACGTCGAACGTGAGCTGGGCTACCCATGCTTCGTCAAGCCTGCCAACCTGGGGTCGAGTGTCGGCGTCACCAAGGCGCACAGCGCCAGCGAGCTGCCGGCGGCGATGGCCGAGGCCGGCCGGCATGACCGCAAGATCGTGATCGAGAAGGGGGTTGACGCCCGCGAGCTGGAAGTGTCCGTTCTTGGCAACGATGAGCCGACCGCGTCGACCGTCGGTGAGGTTGTCCCCGGCCACGAGTTCTATGACTACGAGGACAAGTATGTCGACGACTCCTCGCAGTTGATCATCCCGGCGATGATCCCTGATGAGGTGGCCGAAGAGGTCCGCGGACTGGCAATACGCGCGTTCCGCACGCTCGACTGTGCAGGGATGGCCCGCGTGGATTTCTTCCTCGAGCGGCAGACGAATCGGGTGCTGCTCAATGAGATCAACACGATCCCGGGCTTCACCGCGATCAGCATGTACCCCAAGCTCTGGGAAGCAAGCGGGATCCCGCTGCCGGATCTGGTGGAGCGGCTGATCGGGCTGGCGATCGAGCGCCACGAGGAGCTACGAGGCGGTGGCTGA